The Polyangium mundeleinium genome contains the following window.
GGAACAACCCAAGGTGCTCCGGCGCCACGGTGCCACCATCACCGCGGTCGCCTTTTCCCCCGACGGCGAACGTGTCGCCACGGCCTCGCAGGACAGGACCGTGCGCATCTGGAAGCGCGACGGAACGTACGTCGAGCTCGCGCATCCGTCGCCCCTCCTCTCCGTCGCTTTCGACAAGCGCGGCGAACGCGTCATCACGCGGGCGCGGGACAACACCGTCAATGTGTGGAAAGTCGACGGCTCTGGCCAGATATTCGCCCTCTCGAACACCGCGTCCACGTTCCCCATTGCGGCATTCGACGTGGGGGGCAATGGCATCCTCACCGTGGACGCGCGGGGCTTCCTCCAGCGATGGGAAGCCGAGCCCGCGGCCATCGTCGCGAGCCTCGAACGCGCCAACGACGACTGCGCCACCGTTGCGCTCCGCCAGCGCTATCTGGCCGAGGACGCGGCGGAGGCGGAAAGAGGCTGCCGTGCATGTGCCGAGAAGCAAGGCCTCGACCCCGACAATTGCACGCGCGACCAGAAGACCGGCTCGCTGAGCTCCAAGAAATGACATCATCGGTGTGAATCGAGGACGCCATGCCTGCGAATGCCCTCCACCTCCTCCTCAGCCACGACGACGACGGCAGCGCCTTCCTCGAAGGCGGCTTGCCGACGGACGCGGCCGCGGAGCACGAAGAGCGCCCCGAGGCGCGCCCCGGCCCGACGCACCTCTGGGACGAGGGCGACGACCCGGATGACCTCGTGGCCCAGCGCTGGGGCGTGATCGTACCGGAAGGAACAACGGGCGATCGATTGCTCGAGCTCGTGCGTCCCCTCCTCGAAGCGCGCCGCGCGGCCCAGGGGGGCCACGAGGTCAAGGTGTTCCGCGCGCCCTCGCGCCTCGACATGGCGGGCGCCGCGCGCTGGCGCAAGGAGGTCTTCGATCGGGGCGCCGACCTCGCCATTGATTTGCCGCGTTATCAGCTCATCCTCGGCGATCTCGATCAGGTCCCCTTCGCGCTCCAGCAGGTCCAGCAATCGGACGGGTTCGTCGGACGGCTCGCTTTTCCGGACGAACGCGGCTACGAGGCCTACGTCCACAAGATCCTCGCCGCCGAGCACGCGGCCGCGTGCGCTTCGCCCCCGCATGCCACGTTTTACACGGTGCACGACGGCACGGCGGCGACGGCGGCCACGTACCGCGCGCTCGTGCGTCCGGGCCTCGATCTCGTGCGCCAGCGCCTCGATGCCGGGCAATTCCCCGCGAGCACCCTCGAAGAGCGCGGGCGCATGGATGCGCCTTCCCTCGACGAGCTCGTCGAGGTCGCCTCCCGCCCCGATCCGGGCGTGCTCTTCAGCGTCAGCCACGGCGCGGGCGCCCCGCGCGAGGGCTGGAAGAGCTTCGCCGAACAGCGCGCGCGCCAGGGGGCCATGCGATTCGGCCGCGAGGGCACGTTCGCCGCGAGCGACCTCGGCGAGCGCCCCTTCGTGCCGGGCGGCATCTGGTTCATGGTCGCCTGTTATGGCGGCGGCACGCCGGATCGGAGCGCCTATCGCCACTGGCTCGAACGATTGCAGAAGCTCGGCCATTACGGCGGCGAGGCCGAAGAGGTGCTCAAGGCCCTCCCTCGCCATGCGCCGCCCTTCATCGCCTCGCTCCCCCGCGCCGCGCTGGCGAACCCGAAGGGCCCCCTCGCCTTCCTCGGGCACGTCGATCTCGCCTGGACCTACAGCTTCGAGGAGCGCGACGCGGGCACGCCGATCGCCCGCCCGGCCCGCTTCATGTCGGTCGTGCGTTCCCTCGTGCGCGGCGACCGCGTCGGCCTCGCGTTCCGCGAGCTCGTGCGATTCTTCGAGCAGGCGAACACCGAGCTCACGAGCCTTTACGATCACGAGGCCAGCGGGGGAAGGCGCGACGAGGTGCGGCTCGGGCATCTCTGGATGCTCCGGCAGGACCTCTCCGGCTACATCCTCCTCGGCGATCCCGCGGTGCGGCTGCATGTAAAGCGGCCGTCGAAGGCTGCCCTGGCCGAGACGCCCGTCCCCACGGCGGCGAACGTCCTCGGGTTTGGCCAGGCACAAGCGCCCGCCCCCGCGCCTGTCCCCGCCCCCGCACCAACGCCCGCGCCTGCGCCTCTGCCGATTGCGCAGGTCGAGCCCGTGGCGCTCCCCATGGAGCTCGAGCGGCTCGAAGAGGCGTTCGGCCACATGCTCGTGGGCGAGCGCGGGCACAAGGAGATCGCCAAGGAATACGGCATCGAGCTCGGCGAGCTGCGCAAGCTCTTCGACCGGTACAAGAAGGGCGGACGCGGCTCGCTCGGGCATGGGTGACGCCGCCTCGACGGAAGCTCCCCCATAACTGTCGCTCCCAGGAACCGGCCTTCGCCCCTGGAAAAGTCCCGATCCGCACGGCCCTCGGGTAGACTGCCCTCGCTCCCCAGGCTCATGCGTTCGCCCCTGCGAATCCTCCCGCTCTCGCTCGCCGCGCTTCTCGCGCTCGCCGCCCCCGCGCGTGCAGACGACATCGCCTTGCCTCGGTTCCAGCCCGCGTTCGCCGGCGATCGCATGCTCGGCGTGCAATCCCCATACGCGGCCGGCGATTTCACCTTCCACGGCATGCTGCTCGTGGATTATGCCAAAAGCCCCTACGTCCTCGAGACGGCCGACGGCGCCACGGCGTCGGAGATCGTGGGCCAGCAGCTCTTCCTCCACGCGAACGCCACGTATTCGATGTGGAATCGCCTCTCGGTGAACCTCGACGTGCCCGTCGCGCTCCTGCAGACGGGCGACGCCGACACGTCCCCGACCACGGCCGATTTCGGCGACATCCGCCTCGGCGCCCGGGTTCGCCTTTACGGCGGGTACGAGGATCCGCTCCAGGTAGGGATCGGCGGTTATTTCTGGATCCCCACCGGCACGGGCGCCTTCGTCACCGATAGCTACGTGCGTGGCCTGCCGCAGCTCCTCCTCGGTGGACAGCTCGGCGACCGCTGGGTCTGGTCCTTCGCCGTGGGCCCCGAGATCCGCGACAAACGCGCGACGGACGACGGCGTCGTGATAGGCACGGCCATCACCGGCGGCGCGGGCATCGCGATCCTCCTCGGGGAGGACCGCGCGCTGCAGATCGGCACGGAGCTCGACATCTCGCAGGTGCTCCTCGACGCGAGCAGCCTGAATCGGAACATCGAGCTCTCGCTCCAGGGCCGATACCGGTTCCTCGACGACTTCGAGGCGGGCCTGGGCATCGGCGCCGGCCTGAGCGAGGGCGTCGGCACGCCCCAGTTCCGCGTGGTCGCGATGGTCGCCTACTCGCCTTTCCTCTCCACGCGCCTGCGGGACAGCGACGGCGACGGGATCTTGAACGATCAGGACGCCTGCCCCGAGGTCCGCGGAGATCGCAGCGTGTACGCCGTGGAGAATGGGTGCCCGTCCGTGTACCGCAAGCGCGCGAACGACGCCGACGGCGACGACGTCATCGATGATCAGGACGCCTGCCCGCGTGTCTACGGCATCCCCCAAAGCGACGAGACACGAAATGGTTGCCCGCTCGACGACGCCGAGGAGGCGGCGCTGCTCGAACAATACCGCGACAATCGCCCGGATTCGAAGGGCGACGCCGACGGCGACGGCCTCGCCGACGATGTCGACGCCTGCCCCGAGGAGAAAGGCGCGCCGAGCGAGGTGGCCGCGAAGAACGGCTGCCCCGAGCTCGTGCGGGTCACGGACGGCGAGATCGTCCTCTTGCGTGAGCTCCTCTTCGACACGGGCCGGACCACCCTGCGCGCCTCGTCCCGGCAGATGCTCGAAGAAGTCGCCGAGGTGCTGTTCCAGCACCCCGAGATCACGAAGATCGAGGTGCAGGGCCACACCGACAATCGAGGCACGTTACCTCGCAACGACGCGCTCGCCCTGCAGCGGGCCCAGGCCGTGCGGGACCTGCTCGTGCGCCGCAGCATCG
Protein-coding sequences here:
- a CDS encoding OmpA family protein, giving the protein MRSPLRILPLSLAALLALAAPARADDIALPRFQPAFAGDRMLGVQSPYAAGDFTFHGMLLVDYAKSPYVLETADGATASEIVGQQLFLHANATYSMWNRLSVNLDVPVALLQTGDADTSPTTADFGDIRLGARVRLYGGYEDPLQVGIGGYFWIPTGTGAFVTDSYVRGLPQLLLGGQLGDRWVWSFAVGPEIRDKRATDDGVVIGTAITGGAGIAILLGEDRALQIGTELDISQVLLDASSLNRNIELSLQGRYRFLDDFEAGLGIGAGLSEGVGTPQFRVVAMVAYSPFLSTRLRDSDGDGILNDQDACPEVRGDRSVYAVENGCPSVYRKRANDADGDDVIDDQDACPRVYGIPQSDETRNGCPLDDAEEAALLEQYRDNRPDSKGDADGDGLADDVDACPEEKGAPSEVAAKNGCPELVRVTDGEIVLLRELLFDTGRTTLRASSRQMLEEVAEVLFQHPEITKIEVQGHTDNRGTLPRNDALALQRAQAVRDLLVRRSIDPKRIVIKAMGPNAPVATNTTPEGRQRNRRATFVILERTPPPAPPSPSPSGVTPVP